The DNA sequence CTCGCATCCGCCCGGCTGGAAGACGGTTCCCGCCCCGAGGTGGTACCGCTGCCGATGCCCGCGCCGCTCCGCTTCGACGGGATCCGGGTGCCCGCCAGCTACGCCAACTTCTACGTCTGCAACGCGGCGGTGCTCGTCCCCACCTTCAACGACCCGAACGACCGGATCGCGCTAGGGATCCTCTCCGAGTTGTTCCGGGACCGACCGGTGGTCGGGATCCACGCCGTGGATCTCGTGTGGGGGTTCGGCACGCTCCACTGCCTGACGCAGCAGCAGCCGGCGGTTTTGATTCAAAAGGAGACGGTTTCGTGAGCAAATGGGTCGTCCTGTGCCCCGAGTGCGGGGAGGAGTTCAAGATCGACGTGGAGGAGGTCCCGGAGCGGTGTCCTCACTGCAAGCACGAGGGGAACTTCGAGATCGTGGACGAGGACGACTGACAGGGTGAGACCGGACATCCTCCTGATTCACCCGCCCGCCGCCCGGGCCGCGGAACCGCCGCTGGGGACGGCGGTGCTCCTGTCCCACCTGCGCCGTGAAGGTGCGACGGCGGAAGCGATCGACGCCAACCTCGAGGCGTACCTTTACCTGCTGGACGGGGATCGGCTGGGGGCCGCCGCCGGCCCCGCGCCCGCGACCGCTCTCCACCGGGCCATGAAGAACCTCCCCCGGGCGCTCTCTTTCCTCCGTTCCCCCGAGGCCGGAAGATCGTTTTCTCGGTACACCTCCGCCGCGCGCCACCTGAACACGGCGCTGTCCGCGTATCGCGGCGTGAGCGGGCGCGAACGATGGACGCTCGGCGACTACGTGCACGGGGCTCTCTCCGAGTTTTCGTCCGACGATCTCTCTCTCGCGGCGTCCGGGAAGGCGGGAACGGTCTTCTCCGGCTACTTCCGCGACGCCCTCCTCCCTCGCGTCGACCGGATGCGTCCGCGCGGTGTCGCGATCTCCGTGAACTACCGGCATCAGGTCCTCCCCGCCTTTGAGCTTGCGGGGTTGCTGCGACGCCGCCTGCCCGGAGTCCCCGTCTACGGCGGGGGTGGGATGTTCACCTCCTGGAGGAATGCGCTTCGCGGCATGGGGCCTGCGTTTCTCCCCTTCGACCGGGTCGGGTTCGGCCCGGGGGAGAGCGCCCTCGCCGCATTGGCCGGGGGCGCGTCCACGGGCGGCGGCTTCTTTCTCGAGGATGGGGAAGCGGTTCAGTTCCTCCCCGATTTCGGGTTCGCGCCGATTCGGGAGTATCTGTCCCCGGAGCCGGTCCTCCCCGTCGCCGCGACGCGGGGGTGCTACTGGCGGAGATGCCGGTTCTGCCCCGAGGCGGTTGCCCCCACCCACCCGTACCGCGCGGCGGACGCGGGGACGTTCCCCACGCTGCTGCGGGAGCTGTCCGATCGGTACGGCGTCCGGCGGTTTCACCTGACGGACAACGCGATCCCGGTCGCCATTC is a window from the Deltaproteobacteria bacterium genome containing:
- a CDS encoding agmatine deiminase family protein, translating into LASARLEDGSRPEVVPLPMPAPLRFDGIRVPASYANFYVCNAAVLVPTFNDPNDRIALGILSELFRDRPVVGIHAVDLVWGFGTLHCLTQQQPAVLIQKETVS